Proteins co-encoded in one Oncorhynchus kisutch isolate 150728-3 linkage group LG1, Okis_V2, whole genome shotgun sequence genomic window:
- the LOC109885029 gene encoding 5-demethoxyubiquinone hydroxylase, mitochondrial isoform X1: MQRGVFAHIALHDWTHVFSPLRIGQCCLKHRARPVQLSSRAYSVIPPPRDEAEKALLHSMLRVDHAGEYGANRIYAGQMAVLGRSQTGPLIQEMWDQEKKHLAKFNEILAENRVRPTLLLPLWNVAGFLLGAGTALLGKEGAMACTVAVEESISEHYNSQIRALMEEDPDRYVELLKLIKEFRDDEMEHHDTGLEHDAESLPGYNLLKSAIQLGCTAAIFVSQRL, translated from the exons ATGCAACGAGGCGTTTTTGCACACATTGCATTGCATGACTGGACGCATGTTTTCAGTCCTTTGAGGATAGGACAATGTTGTTTGAAGCACAGAG CACGACCAGTACAGCTCAGTTCTCGGGCATACAGTGTGATACCGCCCCCGCGCGACGAAGCAGAGAAGGCTCTGCTGCACAGTATGTTGCGGGTGGACCACGCAGGGGAATACGGTGCCAACCGCATCTACGCCGGCCAGATGGCAGTGTTGGGAAGGTCACAGACAGGACCGCTTATTCAG GAAATGTGGGATCAAGAGAAGAAGCATCTTGCCAAATTCAATGAGATCCTTGCAGAGAACAGAGTTCGCCCAACGTTGCTGTTGCCCCTCTGGAACGTTGCAGGTTTTTTACTTG GAGCGGGCACCGCTCTACTGGGTAAAGAAGGGGCCATGGCCTGTACTGTGGCTGTGGAGGAGAGCATCTCAGAGCACTACAACAGCCAGATCAGAGCCCTCATGGAGGAGGACCCAGACAGATACGTAGAGCTGTTAAAA TTAATAAAGGAATTCCGAGATGATGAGATGGAACATCATGATACAGGACTGGAGCACGATGCTGAATCT CTACCCGGATACAATCTTTTGAAGAGTGCAATACAACTTGGCTGCACAGCCGCAATATTTGTGTCTCAGCGCCTATAA
- the LOC109885029 gene encoding 5-demethoxyubiquinone hydroxylase, mitochondrial isoform X2, protein MSRPPLGSLHWHSARPVQLSSRAYSVIPPPRDEAEKALLHSMLRVDHAGEYGANRIYAGQMAVLGRSQTGPLIQEMWDQEKKHLAKFNEILAENRVRPTLLLPLWNVAGFLLGAGTALLGKEGAMACTVAVEESISEHYNSQIRALMEEDPDRYVELLKLIKEFRDDEMEHHDTGLEHDAESLPGYNLLKSAIQLGCTAAIFVSQRL, encoded by the exons atgagtcgtcctccccttGGCAGCCTCCACTGGCATTCAG CACGACCAGTACAGCTCAGTTCTCGGGCATACAGTGTGATACCGCCCCCGCGCGACGAAGCAGAGAAGGCTCTGCTGCACAGTATGTTGCGGGTGGACCACGCAGGGGAATACGGTGCCAACCGCATCTACGCCGGCCAGATGGCAGTGTTGGGAAGGTCACAGACAGGACCGCTTATTCAG GAAATGTGGGATCAAGAGAAGAAGCATCTTGCCAAATTCAATGAGATCCTTGCAGAGAACAGAGTTCGCCCAACGTTGCTGTTGCCCCTCTGGAACGTTGCAGGTTTTTTACTTG GAGCGGGCACCGCTCTACTGGGTAAAGAAGGGGCCATGGCCTGTACTGTGGCTGTGGAGGAGAGCATCTCAGAGCACTACAACAGCCAGATCAGAGCCCTCATGGAGGAGGACCCAGACAGATACGTAGAGCTGTTAAAA TTAATAAAGGAATTCCGAGATGATGAGATGGAACATCATGATACAGGACTGGAGCACGATGCTGAATCT CTACCCGGATACAATCTTTTGAAGAGTGCAATACAACTTGGCTGCACAGCCGCAATATTTGTGTCTCAGCGCCTATAA